A genomic stretch from Bradyrhizobium quebecense includes:
- a CDS encoding NAD-dependent epimerase/dehydratase family protein, which yields MIVWVTGANGFIGRHLAHELAGAGHAVHGVGHGALDATEARRLGLQSWINGEIDAANLDALAAAHGLPTHVFHLAGGSSVGVSIERPFEDFSRTVASTARLLEWLRGAAPDCAVIAASSAAVYGADHFGPIAERAIVTPMSPYGQHKLMMEQLCASYARSFGLRCTVVRLFSVYGPNLRKQLLWDICSRLNAKEQVLTLGGTGNEIRDWTDVRDVARLLASVAEASSSQETFRVINGGSGRGTSVADIAAGLIGQWGSKTAVRHSGVSRPGDPMSLLADAAMLRQIGFDWRIPLDQGLADYVAWFKGQAS from the coding sequence ATGATCGTCTGGGTTACAGGCGCAAACGGGTTCATCGGCCGCCATCTCGCGCATGAATTGGCGGGGGCAGGCCATGCGGTGCATGGCGTCGGACACGGGGCGCTTGATGCAACGGAAGCCCGGCGGCTCGGTTTGCAGAGCTGGATCAACGGCGAGATCGATGCGGCCAATCTCGATGCGCTTGCTGCTGCGCATGGGCTGCCGACGCATGTCTTTCATCTGGCTGGTGGATCGTCCGTCGGCGTCTCGATCGAACGGCCGTTCGAGGATTTTTCGCGGACTGTCGCGAGCACGGCGCGGCTGCTCGAATGGCTGCGCGGAGCCGCGCCAGACTGCGCGGTGATCGCTGCGTCGAGTGCGGCCGTCTATGGCGCCGATCATTTCGGCCCGATCGCTGAAAGGGCGATCGTAACTCCGATGTCGCCCTATGGGCAGCACAAGCTGATGATGGAGCAATTGTGCGCGAGTTACGCGCGGTCATTCGGGTTGCGTTGCACGGTCGTGCGGCTGTTCTCTGTCTATGGGCCCAACCTGCGCAAACAATTGCTCTGGGACATCTGCTCGCGGCTCAACGCCAAGGAGCAGGTGCTCACGCTCGGTGGGACCGGCAACGAGATACGGGACTGGACCGACGTTCGCGATGTCGCGAGGCTGCTTGCAAGCGTCGCGGAAGCGTCGTCGTCACAGGAGACCTTCCGGGTCATCAATGGCGGTTCGGGCCGGGGGACCAGCGTTGCCGACATCGCCGCCGGTCTCATCGGACAATGGGGGAGCAAGACGGCCGTGCGGCACTCGGGCGTCAGCCGCCCCGGTGATCCCATGAGCCTGTTGGCCGATGCTGCAATGCTGCGCCAGATCGGCTTCGACTGGCGCATTCCGCTCGATCAGGGCCTCGCCGATTACGTGGCCTGGTTTAAGGGGCAGGCTTCGTGA
- a CDS encoding class I SAM-dependent methyltransferase, which yields MNGERKFTTWEDAVVWLRNQPEQRQLVLDAFYDDPLVGAAERYFQSSEWQAVAALVAGRSGAALDVGAGRGIASYALARSGFAVTALEPDPSAIVGGAAIRGLVQQTQLPIQVVEEFSERLPFADATFDLVFARAVLHHTRDLEGACREMFRVLRPGGMLIAAREHVVSKEADLPQFLAQHPLHHLYGGEHAFLLDRYTGALTKAGFSAIDTLAPLQSPINLFPYTSETLKAAIVTKLSQKIPVAPLWRTALASPRLFGSLLSMAERFDHRPGRLYSFVCHKA from the coding sequence ATGAACGGTGAGCGCAAGTTTACCACCTGGGAGGATGCGGTGGTCTGGCTGCGCAATCAGCCGGAGCAGCGCCAGCTTGTGCTCGACGCGTTCTACGACGATCCGCTGGTTGGCGCTGCCGAGCGCTATTTCCAGAGCTCCGAGTGGCAAGCGGTTGCCGCGCTGGTCGCCGGCCGGTCCGGTGCTGCGCTCGACGTTGGAGCCGGTCGTGGCATTGCGAGTTACGCGCTCGCCCGGAGCGGCTTTGCGGTGACGGCGCTCGAGCCGGATCCCAGCGCGATCGTGGGAGGGGCGGCGATCCGCGGCCTGGTGCAACAGACGCAATTGCCGATCCAAGTGGTCGAAGAGTTTTCCGAGCGGTTGCCGTTCGCCGATGCGACGTTCGATCTCGTCTTCGCCCGCGCTGTGCTGCACCATACGCGCGATCTCGAGGGGGCGTGCCGGGAGATGTTTCGCGTACTGCGGCCCGGTGGCATGCTGATCGCGGCGCGCGAACACGTCGTCAGCAAGGAGGCGGATCTCCCGCAGTTCCTTGCGCAGCATCCGCTGCATCACCTTTACGGCGGCGAACATGCCTTCCTGCTCGATCGCTACACCGGCGCGCTGACCAAGGCAGGGTTTTCCGCGATCGACACGCTGGCGCCGCTGCAAAGCCCGATCAACCTGTTTCCCTATACGTCGGAGACCCTGAAAGCCGCGATCGTGACCAAGTTGTCGCAAAAAATTCCGGTTGCTCCGCTATGGCGAACTGCGCTTGCCTCACCCCGACTGTTTGGTTCGCTGCTGTCGATGGCCGAACGTTTCGATCATCGACCGGGACGGCTCTACTCCTTTGTCTGTCACAAGGCCTGA
- a CDS encoding acyltransferase: MNLDYLIQRLLGRATCRLQADAALGRHARIRNIRGDSDKIVVGRNSRILGELLTFAHGGEIKIGEWCYVGEGTRIWSAASIEIGNRVLISHSANVFDNLTHPLRATERHRQVQQIFTRGHPSDISLDESPVKLCDDAWVGAGAMVLRGVTVGQGAIVAAGAVVTRDVAPFSIVAGNPAVLVRELGPDER; encoded by the coding sequence ATGAATCTCGATTATCTGATCCAGCGTCTGCTCGGTCGCGCGACGTGCCGCTTGCAGGCGGACGCGGCGCTCGGCCGCCATGCCAGGATCAGAAACATCCGTGGCGATTCCGACAAGATCGTCGTCGGCCGCAACAGCCGCATCCTGGGCGAGCTCCTGACCTTTGCGCATGGTGGGGAGATCAAGATCGGCGAGTGGTGCTACGTCGGCGAGGGAACCCGGATCTGGTCGGCCGCCTCGATCGAGATCGGCAACCGCGTTCTGATCTCGCATTCGGCGAATGTTTTCGACAATCTCACGCACCCGCTGCGGGCGACGGAGCGGCACCGGCAGGTCCAGCAGATTTTCACGCGCGGACATCCCAGCGATATCTCGCTTGACGAGAGCCCGGTGAAGCTCTGCGACGACGCCTGGGTCGGCGCGGGCGCAATGGTCTTGCGCGGTGTGACGGTTGGGCAGGGCGCTATCGTCGCAGCCGGCGCGGTCGTGACCCGGGATGTCGCGCCGTTTTCGATCGTGGCGGGCAATCCGGCCGTGCTGGTGAGGGAGCTTGGCCCCGATGAACGGTGA
- a CDS encoding methyltransferase domain-containing protein, translating into MSASDLIHRLKWVADGLAVPLFRMRPRPFGPGYQTVKRDTITAAIDAGLLQAGKELPPGYGVAMDERVVEYPWVYGRLNNVGKMLDAGSTFNHDFLLQRPPLRGADLTIMTLAPERRCYWHDGYSYVFGDLRKTMFGDQVFDTVASISTIEHIGLDNQMLYTGDPRDAETDRDGFVPAVQEFKRILKPGGTCLISVPFGKRENLGWYQVFDLAMIERIIEAFGAASHHVDYFGYSRQGWSRQSAEALADATVFDVHTGKGQGNDLAASSRAVACLQLTA; encoded by the coding sequence ATGTCTGCAAGTGACTTGATCCATCGACTGAAATGGGTGGCCGACGGGCTTGCCGTGCCGCTGTTCAGGATGCGGCCGCGGCCGTTCGGGCCGGGCTATCAGACGGTCAAGCGCGATACGATCACCGCAGCCATCGACGCCGGCCTGCTTCAGGCAGGAAAGGAGCTTCCACCAGGCTACGGCGTCGCCATGGACGAGCGCGTGGTGGAATATCCCTGGGTCTATGGCCGATTGAACAATGTCGGCAAGATGCTGGACGCTGGATCGACCTTCAACCACGACTTCCTGCTGCAGCGTCCGCCGTTGCGCGGCGCGGATCTCACCATCATGACGCTGGCGCCCGAGCGGCGGTGCTATTGGCATGACGGCTACTCCTATGTGTTCGGCGATCTCCGGAAGACGATGTTCGGCGATCAGGTTTTCGACACCGTCGCCAGCATTTCGACGATCGAGCACATCGGCCTCGATAATCAGATGCTGTACACGGGCGATCCGCGTGACGCCGAGACCGATCGCGACGGCTTTGTTCCGGCGGTGCAGGAGTTCAAGCGCATTCTCAAGCCCGGCGGAACCTGCCTGATCTCCGTGCCGTTCGGCAAACGCGAGAATCTCGGTTGGTATCAGGTGTTCGATCTTGCCATGATCGAGCGGATCATCGAGGCATTCGGCGCGGCGTCTCACCATGTCGACTATTTCGGTTATTCGCGACAAGGCTGGTCGCGGCAGAGCGCCGAGGCGCTCGCCGACGCCACCGTTTTCGACGTCCACACCGGCAAGGGGCAGGGCAACGACCTTGCGGCGTCGTCGCGCGCCGTCGCGTGCCTGCAGTTGACGGCATGA
- a CDS encoding glycosyltransferase, with translation MRLFQNSGLYPSYLPRLNQLAAKASTFAARRDVFLHDRFGAAHFLEPVLDGAPEAFFTNGDDEVLQRQWAREQGMKGTPTLDAILLAQIEHHRTDVFYNLDPVRYASAFIARLPGCVKKTLCWRAAPSGNADLTAYGAVLGNFPSILDAWRNKGCRAELFFPAIDPVMEQYGHGERPIDVAFVGGYSRHHSARGRTLEQVAALAAERKIVFCLDASRLTRLAESAVGRLLPLQKHRRPDVIARIARLPLFGRDLYELFGSAKIVLNGAIDMAGNDRGNMRCFEAMGCGSLLVSDSGNYPEAMQQGVTMRTYDAPERAAEVISSSLQDWPQWAAIAASGRSRVQQTYSKASQWAQFTDLVARIEPC, from the coding sequence CGCTGCGCGTCGCGACGTGTTCCTGCATGATCGCTTCGGCGCGGCACATTTTCTCGAGCCCGTGCTCGACGGTGCGCCTGAAGCCTTCTTCACCAACGGCGACGACGAAGTGCTGCAGCGCCAGTGGGCGCGAGAGCAGGGCATGAAGGGGACGCCGACGCTCGACGCCATTCTGCTCGCGCAGATCGAGCATCACCGGACCGACGTGTTCTACAATCTCGATCCGGTGCGTTATGCGAGTGCGTTCATTGCCAGGCTTCCGGGCTGTGTGAAGAAGACATTGTGCTGGCGCGCGGCGCCCTCCGGTAATGCCGACCTGACCGCCTACGGCGCGGTGCTTGGAAACTTCCCCTCGATCCTGGATGCGTGGCGTAACAAGGGCTGCCGGGCGGAGCTGTTCTTCCCCGCGATCGATCCTGTCATGGAGCAGTACGGCCACGGCGAACGGCCGATCGATGTGGCGTTTGTCGGCGGATATTCGCGGCATCACAGTGCGCGGGGCAGAACGCTCGAACAGGTCGCGGCACTGGCCGCTGAACGCAAGATCGTGTTCTGCCTCGATGCGTCGCGGCTGACACGGCTTGCCGAAAGCGCGGTCGGTCGGTTGTTGCCGCTGCAGAAGCACCGCAGGCCCGACGTCATCGCGCGAATAGCGCGGCTGCCGCTGTTCGGCAGGGACCTCTACGAGCTGTTCGGGTCCGCCAAGATCGTGCTCAACGGCGCAATCGACATGGCCGGCAACGACCGTGGCAACATGCGTTGCTTCGAGGCGATGGGCTGCGGGTCGCTGCTCGTGTCGGATTCCGGCAACTATCCGGAGGCGATGCAGCAGGGTGTCACGATGCGCACTTACGACGCTCCTGAAAGGGCAGCCGAGGTGATTTCGAGCAGCCTGCAGGATTGGCCGCAATGGGCCGCCATCGCCGCGTCTGGTCGAAGCCGCGTGCAGCAGACCTACAGCAAGGCCTCGCAATGGGCCCAGTTTACCGATCTCGTCGCGCGGATTGAGCCGTGCTAG